Proteins from a single region of Chloroherpeton thalassium ATCC 35110:
- a CDS encoding 2Fe-2S iron-sulfur cluster-binding protein → MLNSLSRLLIPVTIEGHTMFVPEGTNLLTAARSLGIELCSACYGHGLCAACLVKILKGAENLSPMEKEEYLALALRGFQKELQEKKFPELRLSCQTFVYGETEAIKLN, encoded by the coding sequence ATGTTGAATTCGCTCTCACGCTTGCTGATTCCCGTCACCATTGAAGGACATACGATGTTTGTTCCTGAAGGAACAAATTTGCTGACTGCTGCAAGAAGTCTTGGTATCGAACTTTGCTCGGCGTGCTATGGGCACGGGCTTTGTGCCGCGTGCTTGGTCAAAATCTTGAAAGGCGCTGAAAATTTATCTCCGATGGAAAAGGAAGAATATCTTGCTTTGGCACTACGTGGGTTTCAAAAAGAGCTTCAGGAAAAGAAGTTCCCTGAGCTCAGGCTCTCATGCCAAACATTCGTCTATGGCGAAACTGAAGCGATAAAGTTAAATTAA
- a CDS encoding cytochrome ubiquinol oxidase subunit I, producing the protein MEFDALMLSRIQFAVTAGFHFLYPPLTIGLALIMVSMEAFYVYSGDKFYEKMTKFWVKLFAATFSVGVATGIVLEFEFGTNWATYSRFVGDIFGSPLAAEGIFAFFLESGFLAVLLFGWDRVSPKMHLFASSMVLFGSIMSAFWIIVANSWMQTPAAYHIVGEGSAMRAEIVDFWAMVFNPSTVSRFAHVILGSFLEGGFVVMSITAYYILKNRHLEFAKQSFRVAIVVSAVSAILQLVVGHRSAEVVAEYQPSKLAALEGLFKTEDGAPLYLFGHPSEETEETIGIAIPGMLSFLVHQDFSATVTGLDKFAKEDRPPVWITFQAYHIMVALGMYFIFITLFGLFLLWRGTLFENKFMLQVFIFSVFGPYIANQTGWLSAEIGRQPWIVYNMLRTADAISKSVSGAEVLTSLFLFTLLYFLLLFVWVFIMDRKIKAGPEDVDGDIPILDAGGAEVLPQFRSQEPKK; encoded by the coding sequence ATGGAATTCGATGCACTGATGCTCTCGCGCATCCAATTTGCGGTCACCGCAGGCTTCCATTTTTTATATCCACCACTCACAATCGGCCTGGCGCTGATTATGGTCTCGATGGAAGCATTTTATGTTTATTCCGGCGACAAATTCTATGAAAAGATGACCAAGTTTTGGGTCAAGCTTTTTGCCGCAACTTTTTCCGTTGGTGTTGCAACCGGCATTGTGCTTGAGTTTGAATTTGGCACAAACTGGGCGACCTACTCTCGCTTTGTGGGCGATATTTTTGGTTCGCCACTCGCTGCCGAAGGTATTTTTGCCTTCTTCCTCGAATCTGGATTTTTAGCGGTTTTGCTTTTCGGTTGGGATCGGGTTTCTCCAAAAATGCACTTATTTGCCTCATCCATGGTGCTGTTTGGATCGATCATGTCCGCATTTTGGATTATTGTGGCAAACTCGTGGATGCAAACGCCGGCGGCTTATCACATCGTCGGTGAAGGTTCTGCCATGCGGGCAGAAATTGTGGACTTTTGGGCGATGGTTTTCAATCCGTCGACCGTGTCGCGGTTTGCGCATGTCATTTTAGGCTCATTTTTGGAAGGCGGCTTTGTGGTGATGAGCATTACCGCGTATTACATTTTGAAAAATCGCCATTTGGAATTTGCGAAGCAATCCTTCAGAGTGGCGATTGTGGTGAGCGCGGTTTCGGCAATTTTGCAGTTGGTTGTCGGGCATCGCAGCGCGGAAGTTGTCGCGGAATATCAGCCATCGAAGCTGGCCGCGCTGGAAGGGCTTTTCAAAACGGAAGATGGCGCTCCACTTTATCTTTTTGGCCATCCAAGCGAAGAGACGGAAGAAACCATCGGTATTGCGATTCCAGGAATGCTTAGCTTTTTAGTTCATCAAGATTTTTCGGCGACCGTTACGGGCTTAGATAAATTCGCGAAAGAAGATCGGCCACCGGTTTGGATCACTTTTCAGGCCTATCATATTATGGTGGCGCTTGGCATGTATTTTATCTTCATCACGCTGTTCGGTCTCTTTTTGCTTTGGCGTGGCACATTGTTTGAAAATAAGTTCATGCTGCAAGTTTTTATTTTTTCGGTATTTGGCCCATACATTGCCAATCAAACCGGATGGCTTTCAGCAGAAATCGGTCGCCAGCCGTGGATTGTATATAATATGCTTCGCACGGCAGACGCAATTTCCAAATCTGTTTCCGGCGCGGAAGTGCTGACTTCGCTTTTCCTCTTTACGCTTCTTTATTTCCTTCTGCTGTTTGTCTGGGTCTTTATTATGGATAGAAAAATCAAAGCTGGGCCTGAAGATGTAGATGGCGATATTCCGATTCTTGATGCCGGAGGTGCGGAAGTGCTCCCTCAATTTAGATCGCAGGAACCAAAGAAATAA
- the cydB gene encoding cytochrome d ubiquinol oxidase subunit II, producing MDLNTIWYLLIGVLLIGYAILDGFDLGVGALHLLAKDDNERRLLLNSIGPVWDGNEVWLITGGGALFAAFPHAYATAFSGFYLAFMLLLVSLISRAVSIEFRSKRESQAWRNFWDYSFSIGSVLSAILFGVAIGNMVAGIKIGSDMEYAGTFFDLLTPYTVLAGVFNLALFTMHGAIYLFVKTEGDLQERVKGWAMRAFFVFLALYVIVTAATLYMKPEMIANFSFGKIQPATGSAHELIQSNQVVISVFAWIIVILNGLAIANIPRTLVHGKELQAFLSSACTIAALVFLFAVGVFPNMITSSLDPAYSLTIYNAASSEKTLFTMLIMALIGMPLVLSYTISIYWVFRGKTTITKHGY from the coding sequence ATGGATCTCAACACAATCTGGTACTTGCTTATCGGCGTACTTTTAATCGGTTACGCAATTTTAGATGGGTTTGACCTTGGCGTTGGGGCGCTTCATTTGCTCGCCAAGGACGATAACGAACGCCGCTTGCTTTTGAATTCCATCGGCCCAGTTTGGGACGGCAATGAAGTTTGGCTGATTACCGGCGGCGGCGCGCTTTTTGCCGCATTTCCGCACGCCTACGCCACGGCATTTTCGGGTTTTTACTTGGCATTTATGCTGCTGCTTGTATCGTTGATTTCCCGCGCAGTTTCCATTGAGTTTCGCAGCAAACGTGAAAGCCAAGCGTGGCGAAATTTTTGGGATTATAGCTTTTCGATTGGATCGGTGCTTTCGGCGATACTGTTTGGTGTCGCGATTGGCAATATGGTAGCCGGCATTAAAATCGGCTCGGATATGGAGTACGCCGGCACATTTTTTGACTTGCTGACGCCTTACACCGTTTTGGCGGGCGTTTTTAACCTTGCGCTTTTTACCATGCACGGCGCGATTTATTTGTTTGTGAAAACGGAAGGCGACTTGCAGGAGCGCGTAAAAGGCTGGGCGATGCGAGCATTTTTTGTCTTTCTTGCGCTTTATGTGATTGTCACCGCTGCTACGCTCTACATGAAACCGGAAATGATCGCCAATTTCTCGTTCGGGAAAATTCAGCCAGCAACAGGAAGCGCACACGAATTGATTCAATCCAATCAAGTGGTTATTTCCGTTTTTGCGTGGATTATCGTAATTTTGAACGGACTTGCGATTGCCAACATTCCAAGAACGCTCGTTCATGGAAAGGAATTGCAAGCGTTTCTTTCGTCGGCTTGCACCATCGCTGCTCTTGTGTTTCTCTTTGCGGTCGGCGTTTTTCCAAACATGATTACCTCCAGCCTTGATCCGGCCTATAGCCTGACGATCTACAACGCCGCCTCGTCGGAAAAAACGCTTTTCACGATGCTAATCATGGCGCTGATCGGAATGCCTCTTGTTCTCAGCTACACGATCAGCATTTATTGGGTATTTCGCGGCAAAACCACGATCACCAAACACGGATATTAA